In Desulfosediminicola ganghwensis, a single window of DNA contains:
- a CDS encoding class I SAM-dependent methyltransferase codes for MKIYSDYDQEPEDHFEPLSPGFYTEMYELEMGSFDADLCYYKEFLAARSSILEIGCGTGRLSRLLAEEGHQVTGIDLSEAMLACAGKKGGTNIRYINMDMRDLQLSEKFDAVIIPYHTLNLLTDEQDILRTLTGCHSHLRTDGQLLLQLYIPNAVTADDGNASFQFQMFDRPAGGKIVKEIIKKINPETGVLEMTERYKIRPMQAGQPNTNFSHTMQLHSASQEQWMRYVEAAGFDILSSTNRYYPSATPSPNMLLLHCRKTE; via the coding sequence CCGGATTTTATACAGAGATGTATGAACTGGAAATGGGTAGCTTCGACGCTGACCTTTGTTATTACAAGGAATTTTTAGCTGCCAGGTCATCGATTCTTGAGATAGGTTGCGGTACTGGTCGGTTGAGCCGGTTGCTTGCTGAGGAGGGACACCAGGTTACAGGTATTGATCTGTCTGAAGCTATGCTTGCCTGCGCCGGAAAAAAGGGCGGTACCAATATACGTTATATTAATATGGACATGCGTGACCTGCAGCTGTCCGAAAAGTTTGACGCTGTCATCATTCCTTACCATACGCTCAACCTGCTTACCGACGAGCAGGATATTCTTCGCACCCTCACAGGATGCCACAGCCATTTACGGACAGACGGGCAACTCCTGTTACAGCTGTACATTCCCAATGCTGTAACTGCCGATGACGGCAACGCATCATTTCAATTTCAAATGTTCGATCGTCCGGCTGGCGGGAAAATCGTCAAGGAGATCATTAAAAAAATTAATCCAGAGACTGGCGTGCTCGAGATGACTGAACGTTATAAAATTCGCCCAATGCAGGCCGGACAACCCAACACAAATTTCAGCCATACCATGCAACTGCATTCCGCCTCCCAGGAGCAATGGATGCGCTATGTTGAAGCAGCAGGGTTTGATATCCTTTCTTCAACCAACCGCTATTACCCGAGCGCCACCCCTTCCCCCAACATGCTCCTCCTCCATTGCCGCAAAACCGAGTAA
- a CDS encoding YkgJ family cysteine cluster protein: MSEKQESCKQCGRCCKAGGPALHTKDLEMVREGKIPLRNLITIKMGELAHNPITGKIAPANVELVKIKGKGKDWDCCYLDATSKNCTIYGHRPEACKVLKCWQPEELLEMVEKDTISRLDILAEDNPIRPLVEEHAKLIRCPDFEEIAALRPNIPEPKRKALQNLVNEDIKLRVFAVQEHQLELSEELFYFGRPLFQLLQQLGAKVRETSEGLELRW, from the coding sequence ATGAGTGAAAAGCAAGAAAGTTGTAAGCAGTGTGGGCGTTGCTGTAAGGCGGGTGGACCTGCTTTGCACACCAAAGATCTGGAGATGGTACGAGAGGGTAAAATTCCGCTGAGGAACCTTATTACTATTAAAATGGGTGAGTTGGCCCATAACCCGATAACTGGTAAGATTGCACCGGCCAATGTTGAGCTGGTGAAAATTAAAGGTAAAGGAAAAGATTGGGACTGCTGTTACCTGGACGCGACATCAAAGAATTGCACTATTTACGGCCACAGACCTGAGGCCTGCAAAGTGCTGAAGTGCTGGCAGCCGGAAGAGCTACTGGAGATGGTCGAGAAAGACACAATCTCACGTCTGGATATCCTTGCTGAGGATAACCCGATCAGGCCATTGGTTGAAGAGCATGCAAAGCTGATTCGTTGCCCCGATTTCGAAGAGATTGCCGCACTGCGCCCCAACATTCCTGAGCCAAAGCGCAAGGCCCTGCAGAACCTGGTGAACGAGGATATCAAACTCCGCGTTTTTGCAGTGCAGGAGCATCAGCTCGAACTGAGCGAGGAACTGTTCTACTTCGGCCGACCACTGTTTCAGCTTTTACAACAGCTTGGGGCAAAAGTGAGAGAAACATCGGAAGGGTTGGAGCTGCGGTGGTAA
- a CDS encoding thioredoxin family protein produces the protein MKITLYKSSLCPRCHFTRRVLEELTAERDDITIELVDVLVAPQRTIKDGVRMIPALVCGDHRLSGIWLGNDQIKQYIEQLTFSG, from the coding sequence ATGAAAATCACTCTTTATAAGTCAAGTCTTTGCCCTCGCTGTCATTTTACCCGTAGGGTCCTGGAAGAACTCACAGCTGAACGTGATGATATTACCATAGAGCTTGTCGATGTACTCGTCGCCCCCCAGCGCACCATAAAAGATGGCGTGCGGATGATCCCTGCCCTGGTCTGTGGCGATCATCGACTGAGCGGGATATGGCTTGGTAACGATCAAATCAAGCAATATATTGAACAACTCACTTTTTCCGGATGA
- a CDS encoding ATP-binding protein has translation MKNIRKIIKIDEELCNGCGVCVPDCAEGSLKIIDGKAKLVADNLCDGLGACLGSCPTGALQIIEREADEFDEEAVEQFLAEEKRKQEKEQPATPAATMDCGCASSHIQSFNQPIKPMSSCQTASQPRELSVAAADEATSSLQHWPVQIRLVPPTAPFLQNAHLLVAADCTAVAARSFQEKYLDGKAVMMGCPKFDDAELYIQRFTDIFQTCNLQSITVLIMEVPCCSSMNVIIDKALKRSGVDVPVKRVTLSVRGEEVIK, from the coding sequence ATGAAAAATATACGTAAGATTATCAAAATTGATGAAGAACTCTGTAACGGTTGCGGAGTCTGTGTTCCGGATTGTGCTGAAGGTTCACTGAAGATTATAGACGGCAAAGCCAAACTGGTGGCCGATAATCTCTGTGACGGCCTCGGTGCCTGCCTGGGCTCCTGCCCCACCGGTGCATTGCAGATTATCGAGCGCGAAGCCGACGAATTCGACGAAGAAGCTGTTGAGCAATTTCTGGCTGAAGAAAAGCGCAAGCAGGAAAAAGAGCAGCCGGCAACACCTGCTGCAACAATGGATTGCGGGTGTGCATCCAGCCATATCCAGTCCTTTAACCAGCCAATCAAACCGATGAGTTCCTGCCAGACTGCCAGCCAGCCTCGAGAACTTTCTGTGGCTGCTGCGGACGAGGCCACCTCCAGCCTCCAACACTGGCCGGTACAGATTCGTCTGGTTCCGCCAACTGCACCGTTCCTGCAGAATGCTCACCTGCTGGTAGCCGCGGATTGTACCGCAGTTGCCGCCCGTAGCTTTCAGGAGAAATACCTGGACGGTAAGGCTGTAATGATGGGTTGTCCGAAATTTGATGACGCTGAACTCTATATCCAGCGTTTCACCGACATCTTCCAAACCTGCAACCTGCAGTCGATCACTGTTCTGATCATGGAAGTACCCTGCTGCTCCTCCATGAATGTCATCATCGACAAGGCCCTCAAGCGTTCCGGCGTTGATGTACCGGTGAAACGAGTGACTCTCTCCGTGAGAGGAGAGGAAGTAATCAAGTAA
- the hcp gene encoding hydroxylamine reductase yields the protein MFCNQCEQTAQGIACTKAAGVCGKKAEVAALQDLLTYAVQGLSVVASEGRKNGVVDNAVDRFAAEAIFACLTNVDFDPDRFANWINTAVKLREELKVKVKNAGGNVNFTEAPVSYTPAPTLAELEEQGDQLDLIQKLDTNDDLRSLKQLTLYGIRGLAAYTDHAAILGHEDDAVYAYIHDTMADLARQGQSLEQLVGLALKCGEVNIRAMELLDAGNTGTYGHPVPTEVPLGHKKGKAILVSGHDLRDLELLLKQTEGKGINIYTHGEMLPCHAYPELKKYDHFYGHFGTAWQNQKKEFPEFPGAILFTTNCIQKPEESFEANVFTTGLVGWPGLVHIGDSKDFTPVIERALEMDGFTDDLDKGTVLCGFGRNTVLSVADKVIDGVKNKDIRHFFLVGGCDGAKPGRNYYSDFVDQVPQDCIVMTLACGKFRFFDKKLGDIGGIPRLLDVGQCNDAYSAVQIAVALANAFECDVNELPLSMILSWYEQKACVILLSLLHLGIKDIRLGPSLPAFITPNVLDVLVQNFDIKPIAATAAEDLQTILN from the coding sequence ATGTTTTGTAATCAATGTGAACAAACAGCTCAGGGTATCGCCTGTACCAAAGCTGCAGGAGTATGCGGTAAAAAGGCCGAAGTGGCAGCTCTCCAGGACCTGCTGACCTACGCAGTTCAGGGACTCTCAGTCGTTGCTTCAGAAGGTAGAAAAAATGGTGTTGTCGATAATGCTGTCGATCGCTTCGCCGCAGAAGCTATTTTTGCCTGCCTGACCAACGTTGATTTTGACCCGGACCGTTTCGCAAACTGGATCAACACCGCGGTCAAGCTTCGTGAAGAGCTCAAAGTTAAAGTGAAAAATGCAGGCGGCAATGTCAATTTCACTGAAGCCCCTGTTTCTTACACTCCCGCACCGACCCTTGCAGAACTCGAAGAACAGGGAGATCAACTCGATCTGATACAAAAACTTGATACCAATGATGACCTTCGCTCACTCAAGCAACTGACCTTGTATGGTATCCGTGGTCTTGCCGCCTATACTGATCATGCAGCTATCCTAGGCCATGAAGATGACGCAGTTTATGCCTATATCCATGACACTATGGCAGATCTGGCCAGACAAGGGCAATCCCTTGAGCAGTTGGTAGGTCTCGCCCTCAAATGCGGTGAGGTGAACATCAGAGCTATGGAACTGCTCGATGCCGGCAACACCGGCACCTATGGTCACCCCGTTCCCACCGAGGTACCGCTTGGGCACAAGAAAGGCAAGGCGATCCTGGTTTCAGGCCATGATCTGCGCGATCTTGAGCTACTCCTGAAACAGACTGAAGGTAAAGGTATAAACATATATACTCATGGCGAGATGCTGCCCTGCCACGCCTACCCTGAACTCAAAAAATATGACCATTTCTACGGCCATTTCGGTACCGCCTGGCAGAATCAGAAAAAGGAATTTCCAGAGTTCCCCGGTGCCATCCTGTTCACCACCAACTGCATTCAGAAGCCGGAAGAATCGTTTGAGGCAAATGTATTCACCACCGGACTGGTAGGCTGGCCCGGCCTGGTTCATATCGGAGACAGTAAAGATTTTACTCCGGTGATCGAACGAGCTCTGGAAATGGATGGCTTCACAGACGACCTTGATAAAGGCACTGTACTGTGCGGCTTCGGCAGAAATACCGTGCTCAGTGTTGCTGACAAGGTGATTGATGGTGTGAAGAATAAAGATATCCGTCACTTCTTCCTGGTTGGCGGTTGTGACGGCGCTAAGCCCGGGCGCAACTACTATAGCGATTTCGTTGACCAGGTACCCCAGGACTGTATAGTAATGACCCTTGCCTGCGGCAAATTCCGCTTTTTCGATAAAAAACTTGGCGACATTGGCGGCATCCCCAGATTGCTCGATGTAGGCCAATGTAACGATGCATACTCAGCGGTTCAGATCGCCGTTGCTTTAGCCAACGCATTTGAGTGCGATGTCAATGAACTGCCGCTGTCCATGATACTTTCCTGGTATGAGCAGAAGGCGTGCGTCATCCTGCTGTCACTTCTGCATCTCGGCATTAAAGACATCAGGCTCGGACCCTCCCTGCCGGCCTTTATCACCCCTAATGTGCTTGATGTACTGGTACAAAACTTCGATATCAAGCCAATCGCGGCCACTGCCGCTGAAGATCTGCAAACAATCCTGAACTAG
- a CDS encoding CreA family protein encodes MGCILALAMLVPATGVWAGGELIGEVRTKFKVLGANDKIVIEAFDDPDIPGATCYLSRAKTGGISGSIGLAEDTSDASLACRQTGNIQLPGSVRSGKDDGEQVFKKSTSVLFKSMQVVRYYDKKRHTLIYLTYSNKLVDGSPKNAVSAIPILDKWND; translated from the coding sequence ATGGGTTGTATTTTGGCACTTGCGATGCTCGTGCCGGCAACTGGCGTCTGGGCGGGCGGAGAGCTGATAGGTGAGGTTCGCACCAAGTTCAAGGTGCTTGGCGCCAATGATAAAATCGTAATTGAGGCTTTTGACGACCCCGATATTCCTGGAGCTACCTGCTACTTGAGTAGAGCAAAAACGGGCGGTATAAGCGGGTCTATCGGCTTGGCGGAAGATACCTCCGATGCTTCCCTCGCCTGTCGTCAGACCGGTAATATTCAATTGCCGGGGAGCGTGCGTTCCGGCAAGGATGATGGCGAGCAGGTTTTTAAAAAATCGACTTCGGTGCTCTTTAAATCGATGCAGGTAGTGAGGTATTATGACAAAAAACGCCATACGCTTATCTATCTGACCTATTCCAACAAGCTGGTTGATGGCTCGCCGAAAAATGCTGTTTCGGCGATTCCGATTCTTGATAAGTGGAATGATTGA